In Chiloscyllium punctatum isolate Juve2018m chromosome 8, sChiPun1.3, whole genome shotgun sequence, a single window of DNA contains:
- the LOC140480906 gene encoding transmembrane protein 276-like isoform X2 translates to MASGKLVPKEREWTVVITSFLLCTTALMATCRAHKVNLGCATGFLMQASAGALSAIHSYTAEPSALLTVSLRDVSWLSMVIGLPLVSFGFHWLNGDRLAANSAAAVGILIAGCCGGLAEEGRETAVSLAIAAPVLSVLTVCLVTTNLYGILGSLAVGLAGMAKEFRLGEQLGLKEVVVRNVLLTCGVVALHRALDTQQKQQAETT, encoded by the exons ATGGCGAGTGGGAAGTTGGTGCCCAAGGAGAGGGAGTGGACTGTGGTGATCACCAGCTTTTTGCTGTGTACTACGGCATTGATGGCAACTTGCCGTGCCCATAAG GTAAACCTGGGGTGTGCCACTGGCTTCCTGATGCAGGCCAGTGCGGGGGCACTGAGTGCCATCCACTCGTACACTGCGGAGCCCTCTGCCCTCCTGACAGTCAGCCTGCGGGACGTCAGCTGGCTCTCCATGGTCATCGGGCTGCCCCTCGTCTCCTTTGGCTTCCACTGGCTCAATGGTGACCGCCTGGCGGCGAACTCAGCAGCGGCTGTCGGCATCCTGATCGCCGGCTGCTGTGGTGGTCTGGCTGAGGAGGGCCGGGAGACCGCGGTGAGCTTGGCCATTGCTGCTCCTGTCCTCTCTGTCCTGACCGTCTGCCTTGTCACCACCAACCTGTACGGCATCCTGGGCAGCCTGGCCGTCGGCCTAGCTGGCATGGCGAAGGAGTTTCGGCTGGGCGAGCAGCTGGGCCTGAAGGAGGTGGTTGTTCGGAATGTCCTGCTGACCTGTGGAGTGGTGGCACTGCATCGAGCACTGGACACCCAGCAGAAGCAGCAGGCAGAAACAACATGA
- the LOC140480906 gene encoding transmembrane protein 276-like isoform X1 — MLELLGLARGLLIRAFVLSQIVILDQVASAMASGKLVPKEREWTVVITSFLLCTTALMATCRAHKVNLGCATGFLMQASAGALSAIHSYTAEPSALLTVSLRDVSWLSMVIGLPLVSFGFHWLNGDRLAANSAAAVGILIAGCCGGLAEEGRETAVSLAIAAPVLSVLTVCLVTTNLYGILGSLAVGLAGMAKEFRLGEQLGLKEVVVRNVLLTCGVVALHRALDTQQKQQAETT, encoded by the exons ATGCTGGAACTTCTTGGACTTGCAAGAGGTTTACTAATCAGAGCCTttgtgctttcccaaattgtaaTTCTGGACCAAGTAGCATCGGCAATGGCGAGTGGGAAGTTGGTGCCCAAGGAGAGGGAGTGGACTGTGGTGATCACCAGCTTTTTGCTGTGTACTACGGCATTGATGGCAACTTGCCGTGCCCATAAG GTAAACCTGGGGTGTGCCACTGGCTTCCTGATGCAGGCCAGTGCGGGGGCACTGAGTGCCATCCACTCGTACACTGCGGAGCCCTCTGCCCTCCTGACAGTCAGCCTGCGGGACGTCAGCTGGCTCTCCATGGTCATCGGGCTGCCCCTCGTCTCCTTTGGCTTCCACTGGCTCAATGGTGACCGCCTGGCGGCGAACTCAGCAGCGGCTGTCGGCATCCTGATCGCCGGCTGCTGTGGTGGTCTGGCTGAGGAGGGCCGGGAGACCGCGGTGAGCTTGGCCATTGCTGCTCCTGTCCTCTCTGTCCTGACCGTCTGCCTTGTCACCACCAACCTGTACGGCATCCTGGGCAGCCTGGCCGTCGGCCTAGCTGGCATGGCGAAGGAGTTTCGGCTGGGCGAGCAGCTGGGCCTGAAGGAGGTGGTTGTTCGGAATGTCCTGCTGACCTGTGGAGTGGTGGCACTGCATCGAGCACTGGACACCCAGCAGAAGCAGCAGGCAGAAACAACATGA